Proteins found in one Pseudomonas marvdashtae genomic segment:
- a CDS encoding LysR family transcriptional regulator yields MLISNQLRKLDMQDLMVFVAVYEQGNVTKVSEALCVSQSTVSYCLKKLRISFEDELFINTRSGMCPTHKAAAMYGQILEILKTINQCHAGKQAFDPSQAAVTFTVCAPEYFELLILPKLVKRFIGGSFPVVINITKFQRDIPVGALEEDRFDLVVCFGPNFHGDSQGLHSQTLLEDELMCVVDKHFSGPNEALSLEDFVACKHIFPTPWTSDTNMIDGWLDRQGHRRQIVARANSYVAALNLVAGTDFILTLPKRIQALLCDKEKFAERQPPAGLPNFTLDMVWNEKASQDSANIWLRQQIMQVCSEEGLR; encoded by the coding sequence ATGCTCATTAGCAACCAGCTCAGAAAGCTGGACATGCAAGACTTGATGGTGTTTGTCGCGGTGTACGAACAGGGCAACGTCACCAAGGTCTCCGAAGCACTGTGTGTCAGCCAGTCGACCGTGAGCTACTGCCTGAAGAAACTGCGCATCAGCTTCGAAGACGAGCTGTTCATCAACACTCGCAGTGGCATGTGCCCCACCCACAAAGCCGCCGCCATGTACGGCCAGATACTTGAGATCCTCAAGACGATCAACCAATGCCACGCGGGCAAGCAGGCGTTCGATCCGAGTCAGGCAGCAGTAACCTTCACCGTTTGCGCGCCGGAGTATTTCGAACTGCTGATCCTGCCGAAACTCGTTAAACGCTTCATCGGCGGCAGTTTTCCGGTGGTCATCAACATCACCAAATTCCAGCGGGATATCCCGGTGGGCGCATTGGAGGAAGATCGCTTCGATCTTGTCGTGTGTTTCGGCCCGAATTTCCATGGCGACAGCCAAGGCTTGCACTCACAGACCCTGCTCGAAGATGAGCTGATGTGCGTGGTCGATAAACATTTCTCGGGACCCAACGAAGCGTTAAGCCTGGAGGACTTCGTCGCATGCAAGCATATCTTTCCGACACCTTGGACGTCTGACACCAACATGATCGATGGCTGGCTCGATCGACAGGGTCATAGGCGGCAGATCGTTGCCCGAGCCAACAGCTACGTGGCAGCGTTGAACCTGGTCGCCGGAACCGACTTTATCCTGACGCTGCCCAAGCGCATCCAGGCATTGCTTTGCGACAAAGAGAAATTCGCCGAGCGCCAGCCACCGGCGGGCCTGCCGAACTTTACGCTGGACATGGTGTGGAACGAGAAAGCCAGCCAGGACAGCGCCAATATCTGGTTGCGCCAGCAGATCATGCAAGTGTGTTCGGAGGAAGGATTGCGCTGA
- a CDS encoding cyanate transporter: MENIRTSSTHAVWLMVSIVLVALNLRPSMAAVGPLLSAIRGEVPLSFSMASLLTMLPVMAMGLAMFLGMRVALRIGEHRTVVLSLLIIAIATASRLYLDSAAGLIASAVVAGIGIALIQAVMPALIKSRFAGNVSLFMGLYVTSIMGGAAIAASFSPLVLAQTGSWRTGLAIWALLAVAALGCWYAQRRAVTPLPETPARPQASFFTSGRAWLLALFFGMGTASYTCVLAWLAPYYLEKGWSEQQAGLLLGFLTAMEVLSGLVTPAIANRSQDKRLVLAALLALIMAGFCGMILSPERLSLLWPCLLGLGIGGLFPMSLIVSLDHLESPRRAGALTAFVQGIGYLIAGLSPLIAGMIRDQSGSFEWAWWSLTAVTTLMLLMVLRFNPKQYARRIG; this comes from the coding sequence ATGGAAAACATTCGAACCTCAAGCACCCACGCCGTCTGGCTGATGGTCAGCATCGTGCTGGTGGCACTGAATCTGCGGCCTTCGATGGCTGCGGTCGGGCCGTTGTTATCGGCCATTCGCGGCGAGGTGCCCTTGAGTTTCAGCATGGCATCGCTACTGACCATGTTGCCGGTCATGGCGATGGGCCTGGCGATGTTCCTGGGCATGCGCGTTGCCCTGCGCATCGGTGAACACCGCACCGTCGTCCTGTCGCTGTTGATCATCGCTATCGCCACGGCGTCGCGCTTGTATCTGGACAGCGCCGCTGGATTGATCGCCAGTGCGGTCGTGGCCGGAATCGGGATCGCCCTGATCCAGGCGGTGATGCCGGCACTGATCAAGTCGCGCTTCGCCGGCAACGTCTCGCTGTTCATGGGGCTGTATGTCACGTCGATCATGGGCGGAGCGGCCATTGCCGCGTCGTTCTCTCCCCTCGTCCTGGCGCAGACCGGCAGTTGGCGCACCGGCCTGGCGATCTGGGCGCTGCTGGCCGTGGCCGCACTCGGCTGCTGGTACGCACAACGCCGCGCCGTAACGCCCTTGCCTGAAACACCGGCGCGCCCACAGGCATCGTTCTTCACCAGCGGGCGGGCCTGGTTGCTGGCACTCTTTTTCGGCATGGGTACCGCGTCCTACACCTGTGTCCTGGCCTGGTTGGCGCCGTATTACCTGGAAAAAGGCTGGAGCGAACAGCAAGCCGGCCTGCTGCTGGGGTTTCTCACCGCGATGGAAGTGTTGTCCGGCCTCGTCACGCCGGCAATAGCCAACCGCAGTCAGGATAAACGCTTGGTATTGGCCGCGCTGCTGGCCCTGATCATGGCTGGCTTCTGCGGCATGATCCTCAGTCCGGAACGCTTGAGCCTGCTGTGGCCATGCCTGCTGGGGTTGGGTATCGGCGGCCTGTTCCCGATGAGTCTGATCGTGTCCCTCGACCATCTGGAAAGTCCACGCCGTGCCGGTGCGCTGACGGCGTTCGTGCAGGGTATCGGCTACCTGATCGCCGGGCTCTCGCCATTGATTGCCGGGATGATTCGCGATCAGTCGGGCAGCTTCGAATGGGCCTGGTGGTCGCTCACAGCGGTAACAACGCTGATGCTGCTGATGGTGTTGCGCTTCAATCCCAAGCAATACGCGCGGCGGATTGGCTAG
- the copD gene encoding copper homeostasis membrane protein CopD translates to MSDSINIALRFALYLDLMLLFGLAAFGLYSLRGQERVSGAQLPFAPLLVITALLGGLLSLAAMACMAWAMSGASAWAELWPHIEMMVLETEVGLACTLRIAALLLAGFAVALNKPWPTASLVLVTLGGAVALATLAWAGHGAMNEGSRRNWHFITDFLHLWAAGGWIGALAAFALLLRQAEPQLAILVRALVGFETVGAVIVVVISVTGVANYLFIVGPSVAGLFDSTYGQLLTFKLILFSVMLVFAALNRFRLTPLLEQARQTGEHRIAVSALRRSMALELSVAVVILGLVAWLGTLSPAME, encoded by the coding sequence ATGAGCGACTCGATCAACATCGCGCTGCGCTTCGCCCTGTACCTGGACCTGATGTTGCTGTTCGGCCTGGCCGCGTTTGGCCTCTACAGCCTGCGAGGCCAGGAACGGGTGTCCGGCGCGCAGTTGCCTTTCGCGCCGCTGTTGGTGATCACGGCGCTGCTGGGTGGGTTGCTCTCCTTGGCTGCGATGGCGTGCATGGCCTGGGCCATGAGCGGCGCTTCGGCGTGGGCCGAACTGTGGCCGCACATTGAAATGATGGTACTGGAAACCGAGGTCGGCTTGGCTTGCACGTTGCGCATCGCGGCGTTGCTGCTGGCCGGTTTTGCGGTGGCGCTCAATAAACCTTGGCCGACGGCCAGCCTGGTCCTGGTCACCCTGGGCGGGGCTGTGGCGCTGGCGACGCTGGCCTGGGCAGGTCACGGCGCCATGAACGAAGGGTCACGCCGCAACTGGCACTTCATCACCGACTTCCTGCACCTTTGGGCGGCAGGTGGCTGGATCGGCGCCTTGGCCGCGTTTGCCCTCCTGCTTCGCCAGGCCGAACCTCAGCTGGCGATACTGGTCCGGGCATTGGTTGGGTTTGAAACCGTCGGGGCGGTGATCGTGGTAGTCATCAGCGTGACAGGCGTGGCCAATTATCTGTTCATCGTCGGCCCAAGTGTCGCAGGGCTGTTCGACAGCACTTATGGTCAGTTGCTGACGTTCAAGCTCATCTTGTTCTCGGTCATGCTGGTGTTCGCCGCGCTGAACCGTTTTCGCCTGACTCCGCTGCTGGAACAGGCCCGACAGACCGGCGAGCACCGCATCGCGGTAAGTGCGCTGCGGCGCAGCATGGCTTTGGAGTTATCCGTAGCCGTCGTGATTCTTGGATTGGTGGCGTGGCTTGGGACGCTGAGCCCGGCGATGGAATGA
- the copC gene encoding copper homeostasis periplasmic binding protein CopC: MSFIKTAVALSAGLLFSGLAQAHPKLLSSTPAEGAEGAAPAKIELHFSENLITKFSGAKLVMTAMPGMSAHAPMAMAARVSGSDDPKTMVITPNAPLTAGTYQVQWRAVSSDTHPITGNVTFKVK; this comes from the coding sequence ATGTCATTCATCAAAACCGCTGTCGCCTTGTCCGCCGGCCTGTTGTTCAGTGGCTTGGCCCAGGCCCATCCGAAACTGCTGTCCTCCACGCCAGCCGAAGGCGCCGAAGGTGCGGCACCGGCGAAGATCGAGCTGCACTTTTCCGAAAATCTCATTACCAAGTTCTCCGGCGCCAAGCTGGTAATGACCGCGATGCCCGGCATGTCGGCCCATGCGCCGATGGCCATGGCGGCCAGGGTTTCCGGCAGCGACGATCCAAAAACCATGGTTATCACGCCGAATGCCCCACTCACCGCCGGCACCTATCAAGTCCAGTGGCGCGCGGTATCGTCCGACACTCACCCGATCACCGGCAACGTCACGTTCAAGGTGAAGTGA
- a CDS encoding copper resistance protein B, whose product MISLLKYPSLPVAALALGTSVSAWAASDTMQGMDHSQMQGMDHGQMQGMDSMQGMEPMQSAPVTSRTPIPELTAADRAAVYEDHGGHAVHDSAIHWFFLIDQLEWQDANDGSALSWDASGWIGGDIDRLWLRSEGERLNGKTEEAELQALWGHAISPWWDVVAGVRQDFKPGDPQTWAAFGVQGMALYNFEAEATAFIGEGGQSAARLEGDYDILLTNRLILQPTAEANFYGKNDPAHGVGSGLSDTEVGLRLRYEIRREFAPYIGVTWNRVYGNTADYARDEGEDRSEARLVLGVRLWF is encoded by the coding sequence ATGATCAGCCTGTTGAAATACCCCAGCCTGCCCGTGGCCGCCCTTGCCCTCGGCACCAGCGTTTCGGCCTGGGCGGCGAGCGACACGATGCAAGGCATGGATCACAGCCAGATGCAGGGGATGGACCATGGCCAAATGCAAGGCATGGACTCGATGCAGGGCATGGAGCCGATGCAGTCGGCCCCCGTCACCAGCCGCACGCCAATCCCGGAGCTGACCGCTGCCGACCGCGCCGCCGTCTATGAGGATCATGGCGGGCATGCGGTGCATGACAGCGCCATCCATTGGTTTTTTCTCATCGACCAACTCGAATGGCAAGACGCCAATGACGGCAGCGCCCTGAGCTGGGATGCCTCCGGCTGGATTGGCGGCGACATCGATCGTCTATGGCTGCGCTCCGAAGGCGAGCGCCTCAACGGCAAGACTGAAGAAGCCGAGCTCCAGGCCCTCTGGGGACATGCCATCAGCCCGTGGTGGGACGTGGTGGCCGGCGTGCGCCAGGACTTCAAGCCAGGCGATCCGCAAACCTGGGCCGCGTTCGGTGTGCAAGGCATGGCGCTGTACAACTTCGAAGCCGAGGCCACCGCGTTCATCGGCGAAGGCGGCCAGAGCGCGGCACGCCTGGAAGGCGACTACGACATCTTGCTGACCAACCGTCTGATCCTGCAGCCCACCGCCGAAGCCAACTTCTACGGCAAGAACGACCCCGCCCATGGCGTCGGCTCGGGACTGTCAGACACCGAAGTCGGCCTGCGGCTGCGCTACGAAATCCGCCGCGAGTTCGCCCCCTATATCGGCGTCACCTGGAACCGTGTCTACGGCAATACCGCCGATTACGCCCGGGATGAAGGCGAAGACCGCAGCGAAGCACGCCTGGTGCTAGGCGTGCGCCTGTGGTTCTGA